One bacterium DNA segment encodes these proteins:
- a CDS encoding squalene/phytoene synthase family protein, whose amino-acid sequence MHSEQFKFCVDILPAVSRTFAINIRILKGDLHKSVLCAYLFCRIVDTAEDSEHLSYEQRAELLESYKEIFAKSTFDPGSIRDWLTNWGELDATVAEYRLIANLQTVVEVFTQLPAPVRLIVQACVVEMADGMSATVTRKHQLGEKLFTLANMADLENYCHYVAGTVGKMLTDLFVFYLPEFPANHAEKLRTLGPAFALGLQMTNIIKDCHSDYLRGWCYLPADLMLSHGVEPSDFFKPAFRRPAQSTLNDLIKKTAGCLDDAFEYTLTIPSSQPRLRLFNLLSLFFAIRTLRLAWDNPALLNGKVRVKISRFEVYSIMAQTSICVRSDTLLRKLYERTAKMIPR is encoded by the coding sequence ATGCACTCTGAGCAATTCAAGTTCTGTGTTGATATTCTGCCGGCAGTATCGCGCACCTTTGCAATAAACATCCGCATCTTGAAAGGCGATCTGCACAAGTCGGTGCTGTGCGCCTATTTGTTCTGTCGCATTGTCGACACCGCGGAGGATTCGGAGCATCTTTCGTATGAGCAGAGAGCCGAGCTGCTGGAATCTTACAAGGAAATTTTCGCAAAGAGCACCTTTGACCCTGGAAGCATACGCGACTGGCTCACCAACTGGGGCGAACTGGATGCGACAGTTGCTGAGTACAGGCTAATTGCAAATCTGCAGACTGTTGTCGAAGTGTTTACACAACTCCCGGCACCTGTCCGTTTGATTGTGCAGGCCTGCGTAGTCGAAATGGCTGACGGTATGAGCGCAACGGTAACGCGGAAACACCAGCTTGGCGAAAAGCTGTTCACGCTTGCGAATATGGCGGATTTGGAAAACTACTGCCACTATGTCGCCGGGACTGTGGGCAAGATGCTGACCGACCTGTTTGTTTTCTACTTGCCGGAGTTCCCTGCTAATCATGCTGAGAAGCTGCGAACATTGGGGCCGGCGTTTGCTCTGGGTCTGCAGATGACCAATATTATCAAGGATTGCCACAGCGATTATCTGCGAGGCTGGTGTTATCTGCCGGCGGACTTGATGTTATCGCACGGCGTTGAGCCAAGCGACTTTTTCAAACCTGCTTTTCGCCGGCCGGCGCAAAGTACGCTCAATGATTTGATTAAGAAGACCGCCGGGTGTCTTGATGATGCATTCGAGTACACGCTTACTATTCCTTCGTCTCAGCCGCGACTGCGTCTATTCAATTTGTTATCGCTTTTCTTTGCGATTCGAACGCTTCGTCTTGCCTGGGACAATCCGGCTTTGCTCAACGGCAAGGTTCGGGTCAAGATATCACGATTTGAAGTTTATTCGATAATGGCACAGACATCAATCTGCGTTCGATCGGACACACTATTGCGCAAGCTCTATGAGCGCACCGCGAAAATGATCCCAAGGTAG
- a CDS encoding CADD family putative folate metabolism protein, with protein MNSQFISRLNYLIDDYDLLRHPFYVRWNRGELTESELQIYTKEYFLFVKAIPTYVSAIHSNCKEHSLRLSILENLVEEETGGDGLIPHEELWVWFARGVGVDREELYSNCGAVGTRKLLLTYRNLCSSSNCAVGAAAMYAYESRIPEIAESKMEGLQQHYNVSDEETLRFFREHMVADIEHSKTWAQLISQMATTEEIQTQIEEAVSKAARSLWRMLDGVCEQCGIPVKNEA; from the coding sequence GTGAATAGTCAATTCATCTCACGACTGAACTACCTCATTGATGACTATGACCTGCTTCGGCATCCATTCTATGTTCGCTGGAATCGCGGCGAACTGACCGAATCTGAACTGCAGATCTACACCAAAGAGTACTTCCTGTTCGTCAAAGCCATTCCGACTTATGTCAGCGCGATACATTCCAATTGCAAGGAACATTCGCTACGTCTCTCAATTCTCGAAAATCTGGTTGAAGAAGAAACCGGCGGCGACGGGTTGATTCCGCACGAGGAACTGTGGGTGTGGTTTGCACGTGGGGTGGGAGTTGATCGCGAGGAACTCTACTCCAATTGCGGCGCAGTGGGGACACGCAAGCTGCTGTTGACGTATCGGAATCTTTGCAGTTCTTCGAATTGTGCAGTCGGGGCGGCGGCAATGTACGCTTACGAATCGCGCATTCCGGAGATTGCCGAGTCAAAGATGGAAGGTCTCCAGCAACACTACAATGTCAGTGACGAGGAGACATTGAGGTTCTTCCGCGAGCACATGGTTGCCGATATCGAGCACTCAAAAACGTGGGCACAACTTATCTCACAAATGGCAACTACCGAGGAAATTCAAACGCAAATCGAAGAAGCGGTTTCAAAGGCCGCCCGTTCTCTCTGGCGGATGCTTGACGGCGTCTGCGAACAATGCGGAATCCCTGTAAAAAACGAAGCCTAA
- a CDS encoding thrombospondin type 3 repeat-containing protein, translating into MSVHPVTGEIRVVYYDRRNDPGNVRKQTWVSTSVDCGVTWTDCILSDIPPSAPASTFPLPPAPMYIGHYLGSDFNVLNKFSSIWNDERFSGADQDILFEAVPNCAPDLDGDGIPDLTDNCPTVPNPGQSDVDLDGVGDVCDNCMLIPNPGQSDVDSDGLGDVCDNCPLVNNPGQGDLDGDGVGDACDNCAGIPNPGQANGDGDPFGDVCDNCIADNNPLQEDIDVDAVGDSCDNCLTIPNPAQTDTDGDGIGDACDTPSCPCIPGDADGNGVLTISDAVFMIAYIFSGGPAPCNGDANCDCVESISDAVYLINYIFSGGPAPCNCAVYILLCP; encoded by the coding sequence ATGTCAGTGCATCCCGTCACTGGTGAAATCAGAGTCGTGTACTATGATCGGCGAAACGATCCGGGCAATGTCAGGAAGCAGACATGGGTATCAACTTCTGTCGACTGTGGTGTAACCTGGACTGACTGCATCCTTTCCGACATTCCGCCATCGGCCCCGGCATCGACCTTCCCCTTGCCGCCTGCGCCGATGTATATCGGCCACTACCTTGGTTCAGACTTCAATGTCCTGAACAAGTTCAGCTCTATCTGGAACGATGAGCGCTTCTCTGGCGCCGATCAAGACATTCTCTTCGAAGCTGTACCGAATTGCGCGCCGGACCTTGATGGCGATGGCATACCGGATCTCACCGACAACTGCCCGACCGTACCAAATCCCGGACAATCTGACGTGGATCTCGACGGTGTTGGGGATGTCTGTGACAATTGCATGCTGATTCCCAATCCGGGGCAGTCCGATGTTGACAGCGATGGCTTGGGAGACGTCTGCGACAATTGCCCGCTTGTCAATAATCCCGGCCAGGGAGATCTGGATGGCGACGGTGTCGGCGATGCTTGCGACAACTGCGCCGGCATTCCTAATCCGGGTCAGGCAAACGGTGACGGTGATCCATTTGGGGATGTCTGTGACAATTGTATCGCAGACAATAACCCGCTTCAGGAGGATATCGACGTCGATGCCGTTGGCGATTCGTGCGACAATTGCCTGACCATTCCCAATCCGGCTCAGACAGACACCGATGGAGACGGCATTGGTGATGCCTGTGATACTCCCTCATGTCCATGCATTCCCGGCGATGCCGATGGAAACGGAGTCCTAACCATTTCTGACGCAGTCTTTATGATCGCCTACATTTTCAGCGGTGGACCGGCGCCTTGCAATGGCGACGCAAATTGCGATTGTGTAGAGTCAATCTCGGATGCAGTGTATCTGATCAATTACATCTTCTCGGGCGGACCTGCACCCTGCAATTGTGCAGTTTACATTCTGCTTTGTCCGTAG
- the ispE gene encoding 4-(cytidine 5'-diphospho)-2-C-methyl-D-erythritol kinase → MLRTVTILAPAKINLFLQILGKRPDGFHEIYSLMQAVDLYDSVTVSKTTSGITLTCSESHIPADSTNLTWRAAKLMFDKTGISGGVDINLIKRIPVGAGLGGGSSDAAAVMKAFNQLFELELPLAQLAEWSAELGSDIPFFFSSGSALVSGRGEIVAPEDLFLGYFVLLIVPDYAISTKDAYQGLRIFLTNFSTKADINLKNLGADYFKTLDRVGNDFQAMVVQQHPEMEVCMEVLRRGGAGYVALSGSGSAFYGLFERQPDSELMTTVSSQFGWQVYSLSPVRLTQK, encoded by the coding sequence ATGCTGCGCACGGTGACGATTCTTGCACCCGCGAAAATTAATCTGTTCCTGCAGATCCTGGGTAAGCGACCGGATGGATTTCACGAGATCTATTCTCTGATGCAAGCGGTCGACCTTTATGATTCGGTTACTGTTTCGAAGACGACCTCGGGCATAACGCTGACCTGCAGTGAGTCCCATATTCCAGCAGACTCCACGAATCTGACCTGGCGTGCGGCCAAGTTGATGTTCGACAAGACTGGCATCAGCGGCGGCGTGGATATTAATCTGATCAAGCGGATTCCTGTCGGCGCCGGTCTTGGCGGCGGGAGTTCCGATGCCGCGGCAGTGATGAAGGCGTTTAACCAATTGTTCGAACTTGAACTTCCACTGGCACAACTGGCTGAGTGGAGTGCAGAGCTGGGCTCGGATATTCCCTTTTTCTTCTCCTCAGGGTCGGCTTTGGTATCGGGTCGAGGCGAGATTGTGGCTCCAGAAGACCTCTTTCTAGGCTATTTTGTGCTTCTGATCGTCCCTGATTACGCAATTTCTACGAAAGATGCATATCAAGGTCTAAGAATCTTCTTGACAAACTTTTCCACAAAAGCCGATATTAATCTCAAGAATTTAGGCGCAGATTATTTTAAAACGCTGGACCGAGTCGGCAACGACTTCCAAGCGATGGTTGTGCAACAGCACCCGGAGATGGAAGTTTGCATGGAGGTACTGCGAAGGGGTGGCGCCGGTTACGTTGCTCTTTCGGGCAGCGGCTCTGCCTTTTATGGGCTATTTGAGCGGCAACCCGACAGTGAGTTAATGACAACTGTTTCCAGTCAATTCGGCTGGCAGGTATACAGTCTCTCGCCTGTGAGGTTGACTCAAAAATAG
- the spoVG gene encoding septation regulator SpoVG: MEITDIRVTLKNEDKLKAFVNITFDNQFVVRGLKVINGKTGYFVSMPSRKRPDGTHQDIAHPVNNEARRLIEDRVLAAYEKELAETGAVATSEG; encoded by the coding sequence ATGGAGATCACTGACATTCGGGTAACTCTCAAGAACGAGGACAAGCTGAAAGCCTTTGTCAACATCACATTCGATAATCAATTTGTGGTGCGCGGATTGAAGGTCATCAACGGCAAAACAGGCTACTTTGTCAGCATGCCTTCGCGCAAGCGTCCGGATGGGACCCATCAGGACATTGCGCATCCAGTCAACAACGAAGCCCGTCGGTTGATTGAGGATCGTGTTCTCGCAGCGTATGAGAAAGAACTCGCCGAGACCGGTGCGGTAGCGACCTCAGAAGGTTAG
- a CDS encoding GYD domain-containing protein codes for MKTYVLMSRLRLQGPSLIEVASRMRDGEKIGRAWVDKAKELVPEANFVAHYALLGGYDFMDIYEAPDEHTAAKIAMIGSASGAFQVETWTAIPDNHLMEIARKMKESEE; via the coding sequence ATGAAGACCTATGTATTGATGAGCAGGCTGCGTCTGCAGGGTCCCAGCCTCATTGAAGTCGCCTCGCGGATGCGTGATGGCGAGAAAATCGGACGTGCTTGGGTTGATAAAGCCAAGGAATTGGTTCCCGAAGCAAACTTCGTCGCCCATTACGCCTTACTCGGCGGCTACGACTTTATGGATATCTATGAAGCCCCCGATGAGCACACCGCCGCAAAAATCGCCATGATCGGCTCCGCCAGCGGCGCTTTCCAGGTTGAGACTTGGACAGCAATCCCCGACAATCATTTAATGGAGATTGCCCGCAAAATGAAAGAGAGCGAGGAGTAA
- a CDS encoding peptide-N-glycosidase: MTVSGLLLLLFIATAAYSADPIHVISHRQTKVVTDPTKGTNSYPKWTEFPSRDVEYRKVILYVTYQCPDGLKCGEWDYIDGVYLRRLGDEISPSRDIEIARLISPYGARFDSTWSFTWHLDITDYSPFLHDSVEVDFVHTGYESNTDRGWLVSLDFAITEGPPPMKCLGFDTLWQGSIPFGDTARPIENILAPRNFTSPDSAAVARFRIVQTGHGMDDVENCAEFCKKYRRVYYDDELIDERPMWRECGINPLYPQAGTWIFDRANWCPGEIVQPDIYDLTTSPITTHKIDIEMEPYVNNSKPTANYFIHSHLFHYTEPWAVNDVSIAEILIPSALDEYSRPNPACASPLIIIKNNGRDILRSLTIGYGHGLPPQYTFNWAGELYSQEITAVALPGVIAPNNETTFLVKLESPNGAEDEYPDDNIAVSAVPATPVYDTTVVLAIRTNADTSQTSYSITNSDGEVVYERQLGSMTINTTYRDTLFLPPGCYELVVSDSAGDGLDFWFNPDGGYGYARLLDVPGRLLKAFNSDFGSEVRHSFRVVPGTIPEVAFADLPIVNPFPARNKGIFDIDIFLNRRTELQVRIIEESGVETVLDNLYQGVKEVMLPIDISAAPDGVYYIKVTADGKTVTRRIRIKRTD, from the coding sequence ATGACAGTTTCTGGACTTCTACTGCTTTTGTTTATTGCGACGGCTGCGTACTCTGCCGATCCAATTCACGTCATCTCACATCGACAAACCAAAGTCGTAACCGATCCAACTAAAGGGACTAACTCTTACCCCAAGTGGACAGAATTTCCGTCCCGTGATGTCGAGTACCGCAAGGTGATTCTCTACGTCACCTATCAATGCCCCGACGGCTTGAAATGCGGCGAGTGGGACTATATCGACGGTGTGTACTTGCGCCGACTCGGCGACGAAATCTCGCCTTCTCGCGACATTGAAATAGCCCGACTGATTTCTCCCTACGGTGCACGCTTCGACTCGACCTGGTCGTTTACCTGGCATCTCGACATCACCGACTATTCGCCTTTCCTCCACGATTCCGTCGAGGTCGATTTCGTCCACACCGGATATGAAAGCAATACCGATCGCGGCTGGCTGGTAAGTCTCGATTTTGCAATAACCGAAGGTCCGCCTCCGATGAAATGCCTCGGATTCGACACTCTCTGGCAGGGATCGATCCCGTTTGGCGATACTGCTCGCCCGATAGAGAACATCCTCGCACCGAGAAACTTCACCAGCCCCGACAGTGCCGCAGTCGCCCGATTCCGAATTGTCCAAACCGGTCACGGCATGGACGATGTGGAAAACTGTGCCGAGTTCTGCAAGAAGTACCGTCGCGTCTATTACGATGACGAGTTGATTGATGAGCGGCCCATGTGGCGCGAATGCGGCATCAATCCGCTCTACCCGCAGGCCGGTACTTGGATATTCGACCGCGCCAACTGGTGTCCCGGCGAAATCGTCCAACCCGATATCTATGACTTAACTACGTCGCCCATTACGACTCACAAGATTGACATCGAGATGGAGCCATACGTCAACAACAGCAAACCGACAGCAAACTACTTTATCCACTCCCATTTGTTCCACTATACAGAACCGTGGGCAGTGAATGACGTGTCAATCGCCGAGATCCTAATCCCCAGTGCTCTTGACGAGTACTCGCGGCCGAACCCGGCTTGCGCCAGCCCATTAATTATCATCAAGAATAACGGCCGGGACATTCTGCGCTCATTGACCATTGGCTACGGTCACGGTCTGCCGCCTCAATACACGTTCAATTGGGCTGGAGAACTCTACTCGCAAGAAATCACAGCCGTAGCACTTCCAGGTGTCATCGCTCCCAACAACGAAACGACGTTCTTAGTCAAACTCGAATCTCCCAACGGCGCCGAAGATGAGTATCCGGATGACAACATCGCGGTCTCGGCAGTCCCGGCAACACCGGTTTATGACACGACGGTGGTGTTGGCAATTCGCACTAATGCCGACACCAGTCAAACCAGCTACTCGATCACAAACTCTGATGGCGAAGTCGTTTATGAACGCCAACTTGGATCAATGACCATCAATACTACCTATCGCGATACGTTGTTTCTCCCACCCGGCTGCTATGAACTGGTTGTCTCAGATTCAGCCGGCGACGGCCTCGACTTTTGGTTCAATCCCGATGGCGGCTATGGTTACGCCCGTTTGCTTGATGTCCCCGGTCGACTACTCAAAGCATTCAACTCCGACTTTGGCAGCGAAGTCCGCCATTCCTTCCGGGTTGTCCCCGGCACAATCCCGGAGGTCGCATTCGCCGATCTGCCGATCGTCAACCCATTCCCAGCGCGCAACAAGGGTATCTTCGACATCGACATATTCCTGAATCGTCGCACCGAGCTGCAAGTACGCATTATCGAAGAAAGCGGGGTGGAGACTGTCCTCGATAATCTCTATCAGGGTGTCAAGGAAGTCATGCTCCCGATTGATATTAGCGCCGCTCCCGATGGCGTCTATTACATCAAAGTCACTGCCGACGGCAAGACAGTTACGCGTCGCATTCGAATCAAACGCACAGACTAA
- a CDS encoding DEAD/DEAH box helicase, producing the protein MPQKSHRLIPRQEVKETETAKKPAAAGFSGLGIAPNLMDAIARLKFIEPTPIQKRSIPIGIEGKDVIAIAQTGTGKTLAFGIPMIQRLAQIKGRGLILLPTRELAIQVDEALQGVGRHLGLRTAVLIGGTPLGPQRYALEKKPRVIIATPGRLIDFIEQRIVNLSDIEILVLDEADRMLDMGFAPQINKILSLLPKTRQTMLFSATMPKEIVVIAQRHMELPVQVEIARPGTAADKVTQEVFFVDRGAKSRLLEVLLQQYPGPVLTFTRTKHAAKNLTRQVKIMGHNAAEIHSNRSLGQRRDALEGFKSGKYRVLIATDIAARGIDVSGIELVINYDLPSNSEDYVHRIGRTGRAGLAGRAISFATFDQRGEVRRIEQLIRTALPVMQLPQLPPERPRLKPEPADHGDRPAYPRPRRQESSRSSEQPRYQRPRRNEAPRGPRQRRPDAPQGSEQSHQHPQRPAAQQPERERTFGRKAPRRTGRR; encoded by the coding sequence GTGCCCCAGAAATCACATAGACTAATACCGCGTCAAGAAGTCAAAGAAACAGAAACTGCCAAGAAACCAGCTGCAGCCGGATTTTCCGGACTTGGAATCGCTCCTAACCTCATGGATGCAATTGCTCGACTGAAGTTTATTGAACCGACACCAATACAGAAACGTTCTATCCCTATAGGTATCGAAGGCAAAGACGTCATCGCCATCGCCCAAACCGGTACCGGCAAGACGCTTGCATTCGGCATTCCGATGATTCAGCGTCTGGCACAAATCAAGGGCCGTGGACTAATACTGCTTCCAACCCGCGAACTGGCTATTCAGGTTGATGAAGCACTTCAGGGCGTCGGTCGACACTTGGGATTGCGCACGGCAGTCTTAATCGGTGGAACTCCATTGGGTCCGCAGCGCTACGCACTCGAGAAGAAGCCGCGAGTCATCATCGCCACACCCGGACGATTAATCGACTTTATCGAACAACGCATAGTCAATCTTTCCGATATTGAGATTCTCGTTCTTGATGAGGCTGACCGCATGCTCGACATGGGGTTTGCCCCGCAGATAAATAAAATTCTCAGCCTTCTGCCCAAGACGCGCCAGACGATGTTATTCTCGGCGACCATGCCGAAAGAAATCGTCGTAATCGCCCAGCGTCACATGGAACTCCCGGTGCAGGTCGAAATCGCACGTCCCGGCACTGCCGCTGACAAAGTTACGCAGGAAGTTTTCTTCGTGGATCGCGGCGCCAAGAGCCGTCTGCTCGAAGTTCTCCTTCAGCAGTATCCCGGCCCGGTGCTCACCTTCACGCGCACCAAACACGCAGCGAAAAATCTTACGCGCCAAGTCAAAATCATGGGGCACAATGCCGCCGAAATTCACTCGAACCGCAGTCTCGGCCAGCGTCGCGACGCGCTCGAAGGATTCAAGTCGGGTAAGTACCGTGTCCTGATTGCCACCGATATTGCCGCCCGTGGTATCGATGTCTCTGGTATTGAACTGGTCATCAATTACGATCTTCCTTCCAATTCCGAAGACTATGTGCATCGTATTGGCCGCACTGGTCGTGCCGGTCTCGCTGGACGCGCTATTTCCTTTGCGACTTTTGATCAGCGCGGCGAAGTGCGCCGTATCGAACAACTGATTCGTACCGCGCTTCCCGTGATGCAGCTCCCGCAGCTACCGCCGGAGCGTCCGCGCCTAAAACCGGAACCGGCCGATCATGGTGATCGCCCGGCCTATCCGCGTCCGCGACGTCAGGAGTCCTCAAGATCATCTGAACAGCCGCGATATCAGCGCCCGCGCCGCAATGAAGCGCCTCGCGGTCCGAGACAGCGCCGTCCCGATGCCCCGCAAGGCTCCGAGCAGTCGCATCAGCATCCGCAGCGACCCGCCGCTCAGCAACCTGAGCGCGAAAGAACGTTCGGACGCAAAGCGCCGCGCCGTACCGGCAGACGATAG